The Hemiscyllium ocellatum isolate sHemOce1 chromosome 39, sHemOce1.pat.X.cur, whole genome shotgun sequence genome contains a region encoding:
- the sh3gl3a gene encoding endophilin-A3a isoform X1, whose translation MSVAGLKKQFHKASQFVSEKMGGAEGTKLDEDFVEMERKIEATSKAVAEVLSKTTEYLQPNPAYRAKLGMLNTMSKIRGQVKTTGYPQPEGLLGECMLRNGKDLGDDSNFGPALVDVGEALKQMAEVKDSLDIDVKQNFIDPLQILQEKDLKEIGHHLKKLEGRRLDYDYKKKRHGKIPDEEIRQAVDKFEESKELAEISMFNFLENDVEQISQLLALVDAALNYHKESTTILEELHNTLQHRITTASSRPKREFKPKPVVTLSLELCDNQPQNGLSYASSFKSSASCTRVDQPFCKALYDFDPENEGELGFKEGDVIILTNQIDENWFEGMLDDESGFFPINYVQVIVPLPQ comes from the exons TTTGTTAGTGAGAAAATGGGTGGAGCTGAAGGAACAAAACTAGATGAGGACTTTGTAGAAATGGAACGG AAAATAGAGGCTACAAGCAAAGCCGTGGCAGAGGTTCTGTCTAAAACCACTGAGTACCTGCAGCCAAATCCAG CCTACAGAGCCAAATTAGGTATGCTGAACACAATGTCAAAGATCCGAGGACAGGTGAAAACAACAGGTTATCCTCAGCCTGAAGGTCTGTTGGGTGAATGCATGCTCCGAAATGGGAAGGACCTCGGAGATGATTCCAATTTCG GCCCTGCATTAGTTGATGTCGGTGAAGCACTAAAGCAAATGGCAGAAGTCAAGGACTCTCTTGACATTGATGTAAAACAGAACTTTATTGATCCGTTGCAAATTTTACAAGAAAAGGACCTAAAAGAGATTGGG CATCATTTAAAGAAGTTGGAAGGTCGCCGTTTAGATTACGATTACAAGAAGAAGCGCCATGGTAAGATCCCAGATGAAGAGATCAGACAAGCTGTAGATAAATTTGAAGAGTCTAAGGAGCTCGCTGAGATCAGTATGTTCAACTTTTTGGAAAATGAT GTAGAGCAAATAAGCCAACTATTGGCTCTAGTGGACGCAGCATTGAACTATCACAAAGAATCAACAACAATTCTGGAGGAGCTAcacaacacactacagcacag GATAACCACAGCCTCTAGCCGTCCAAAGCGTGAATTTAAGCCCAAGCCTGTAGTTACACTATCTTTGGAGCTCTGTGATAACCAGCCACAAAATGGTCTTTCATACGCTTCTTCATTCAAGTCATCTG CTTCTTGTACACGAGTGGATCAGCCTTTCTGTAAAGCTCTTTATGACTTTGACCCTGAAAATGAAGGGGAGCTTGGTTTCAAGGAAGGTGACGTCATCATCCTGACAAATCAGATCGATGAGAATTGGTTTGAAGGCATGTTAGATGATGAATCTGGCTTCTTTCCAATTAATTATGTTCAAGTGATTGTACCTTTGCCACAGTGA
- the sh3gl3a gene encoding endophilin-A3a isoform X2, whose product MGGAEGTKLDEDFVEMERKIEATSKAVAEVLSKTTEYLQPNPAYRAKLGMLNTMSKIRGQVKTTGYPQPEGLLGECMLRNGKDLGDDSNFGPALVDVGEALKQMAEVKDSLDIDVKQNFIDPLQILQEKDLKEIGHHLKKLEGRRLDYDYKKKRHGKIPDEEIRQAVDKFEESKELAEISMFNFLENDVEQISQLLALVDAALNYHKESTTILEELHNTLQHRITTASSRPKREFKPKPVVTLSLELCDNQPQNGLSYASSFKSSASCTRVDQPFCKALYDFDPENEGELGFKEGDVIILTNQIDENWFEGMLDDESGFFPINYVQVIVPLPQ is encoded by the exons ATGGGTGGAGCTGAAGGAACAAAACTAGATGAGGACTTTGTAGAAATGGAACGG AAAATAGAGGCTACAAGCAAAGCCGTGGCAGAGGTTCTGTCTAAAACCACTGAGTACCTGCAGCCAAATCCAG CCTACAGAGCCAAATTAGGTATGCTGAACACAATGTCAAAGATCCGAGGACAGGTGAAAACAACAGGTTATCCTCAGCCTGAAGGTCTGTTGGGTGAATGCATGCTCCGAAATGGGAAGGACCTCGGAGATGATTCCAATTTCG GCCCTGCATTAGTTGATGTCGGTGAAGCACTAAAGCAAATGGCAGAAGTCAAGGACTCTCTTGACATTGATGTAAAACAGAACTTTATTGATCCGTTGCAAATTTTACAAGAAAAGGACCTAAAAGAGATTGGG CATCATTTAAAGAAGTTGGAAGGTCGCCGTTTAGATTACGATTACAAGAAGAAGCGCCATGGTAAGATCCCAGATGAAGAGATCAGACAAGCTGTAGATAAATTTGAAGAGTCTAAGGAGCTCGCTGAGATCAGTATGTTCAACTTTTTGGAAAATGAT GTAGAGCAAATAAGCCAACTATTGGCTCTAGTGGACGCAGCATTGAACTATCACAAAGAATCAACAACAATTCTGGAGGAGCTAcacaacacactacagcacag GATAACCACAGCCTCTAGCCGTCCAAAGCGTGAATTTAAGCCCAAGCCTGTAGTTACACTATCTTTGGAGCTCTGTGATAACCAGCCACAAAATGGTCTTTCATACGCTTCTTCATTCAAGTCATCTG CTTCTTGTACACGAGTGGATCAGCCTTTCTGTAAAGCTCTTTATGACTTTGACCCTGAAAATGAAGGGGAGCTTGGTTTCAAGGAAGGTGACGTCATCATCCTGACAAATCAGATCGATGAGAATTGGTTTGAAGGCATGTTAGATGATGAATCTGGCTTCTTTCCAATTAATTATGTTCAAGTGATTGTACCTTTGCCACAGTGA